In Mixta intestinalis, the following are encoded in one genomic region:
- the bcsE gene encoding cellulose biosynthesis protein BcsE, whose protein sequence is MAISFTLGIEQVQNELIDMQPPGCYWLTVNRPEDARRLARQVMSAQKAVTLISAGEKPQSLLEPVLSPGPDRIPCYSLAEKRRALLDLPEDLARILSAKPRLILFFNDFSFIEKLSPAELIAWLKKINHILSVCNCCLLIITSGSGVNNLRLSLLNTFRQLNGLAHLEYQQDSWNYRVNWWCHDSRLMADRALRLSYQPSGGFAAIHEKTQNTPLTLNDEAICIAEKQVLEGAPPLSSYWQLFDSNALTASRAQQADSATVIFSLSHNEQIRELAQEIHSLRLSRGAGLKIVIREMQTSLRYSDERLLLACGVNTIVPFGAPMSRFLTTLESLQGQRYNRHVPANLDALLQSLQPLQLRGFLPLDKFCQAVTQLVDNTLLPENGKGLLVALRPVPELRPEQALTLCKPRRYGDLVTLLGDRLYLFLSSCRYSDLDTALKFIFRLPHDELFSNRLVWFEDLQILSEVRQMKALVPGAWKDMPPKLNVAVAESAPPPVPTLRQTPQPVTLSIQLTETPRE, encoded by the coding sequence ATGGCAATCTCTTTTACGCTCGGTATTGAGCAGGTTCAGAATGAATTAATCGATATGCAGCCGCCCGGCTGCTATTGGCTTACCGTTAACCGGCCTGAGGATGCGCGCAGGCTGGCACGTCAGGTTATGTCTGCACAAAAGGCGGTAACGCTGATTAGCGCGGGAGAAAAACCGCAGTCGTTACTGGAACCGGTTCTTTCTCCTGGGCCAGATCGTATTCCATGCTATTCGCTGGCAGAAAAACGCCGGGCGTTATTGGATTTGCCGGAAGATTTAGCGCGAATCCTTTCAGCAAAGCCACGGCTGATTTTATTTTTTAATGATTTTTCTTTCATTGAAAAACTATCACCTGCGGAATTAATTGCCTGGTTAAAAAAGATTAATCACATACTTTCCGTATGTAATTGCTGCCTGTTAATTATTACATCCGGTTCAGGTGTAAATAATTTACGACTGTCATTACTTAATACTTTTCGCCAGCTAAATGGGCTGGCGCATCTGGAATATCAACAGGACAGCTGGAATTATCGCGTGAACTGGTGGTGCCATGACAGCCGTCTGATGGCGGATCGCGCATTACGTCTGTCATATCAGCCATCCGGCGGCTTTGCAGCGATTCATGAAAAAACGCAGAACACACCGTTGACGCTCAACGATGAAGCGATCTGTATTGCGGAAAAACAGGTGCTGGAAGGCGCGCCGCCGCTCTCCAGTTACTGGCAGCTGTTTGACAGCAACGCGCTGACCGCTTCACGGGCACAGCAGGCCGATTCCGCCACGGTGATTTTCTCGCTGAGCCATAACGAGCAAATTCGTGAACTGGCGCAAGAGATACACAGCCTGCGGCTGTCACGCGGCGCGGGGTTAAAAATCGTAATACGTGAAATGCAAACCAGCCTGCGCTACAGCGATGAGCGCCTGCTGCTGGCCTGCGGCGTTAACACCATCGTGCCGTTTGGCGCACCGATGTCGCGCTTTTTAACCACGCTGGAGAGTTTACAGGGCCAGCGCTATAACCGTCACGTGCCCGCTAATCTGGATGCGCTGCTGCAATCGCTTCAGCCTCTACAGCTGCGCGGTTTTCTGCCGCTGGATAAATTTTGCCAGGCGGTAACGCAGCTGGTGGATAACACGCTGCTGCCGGAGAACGGCAAGGGGCTGCTGGTGGCGTTGCGTCCGGTCCCGGAGCTGAGGCCGGAGCAGGCGCTGACGCTCTGCAAACCGCGGCGTTACGGCGATCTGGTAACGCTGCTGGGCGATCGCCTCTATCTGTTTCTCTCTTCATGCCGCTATAGCGATCTCGATACCGCGCTGAAGTTTATTTTCCGCCTGCCGCACGATGAGCTGTTTTCCAACCGGCTGGTGTGGTTTGAGGATCTGCAAATTCTTTCCGAAGTCCGGCAGATGAAGGCGCTGGTGCCGGGGGCCTGGAAAGATATGCCGCCAAAACTCAACGTCGCCGTTGCCGAAAGCGCGCCGCCGCCGGTTCCGACGCTACGCCAGACGCCACAGCCGGTTACGCTCAGCATTCAATTAACCGAGACACCACGCGAATGA
- the bcsR gene encoding cellulose biosynthesis protein BcsR, with protein sequence MKQPQEISAMPDNTGMPDDISTLGEAFSFSAFRYVDIAREERLTAILARWPLLHELSAAQQEKESLCRF encoded by the coding sequence ATGAAGCAACCGCAAGAAATTTCTGCAATGCCCGATAATACCGGAATGCCGGATGATATCAGTACCCTCGGTGAGGCATTTTCGTTTTCTGCATTTCGCTATGTCGATATTGCACGTGAGGAAAGGCTGACGGCGATTCTGGCTCGCTGGCCGTTACTGCATGAGCTTTCCGCTGCGCAGCAGGAAAAGGAAAGCCTATGCCGGTTTTAG
- the bcsQ gene encoding cellulose biosynthesis protein BcsQ: protein MPVLALQGIRGGTGATSITAALAWALQQLGETAIAMDWSPANQLRLHFNTPQREARGWVRAALDGEAQTQVALRYPGGPDFIPFGQLNAEERRRFYSDPAPFVTPWLHHLTTLKSQYRWVLLDLPGDEHPWLQPVYAQVDRLIQLLVADGNCHTRLHQSAAAVPPLYLLNLFNANSKVQQDLHQLWIGTLRNLIPLLIHRDEALSEALLNKQPLGEYRPHALASEEIVTLANWLIMHTGGEGT from the coding sequence ATGCCGGTTTTAGCTCTACAGGGTATACGTGGTGGCACGGGAGCGACCTCGATTACGGCGGCGCTGGCCTGGGCATTGCAGCAGCTGGGCGAAACGGCGATCGCGATGGACTGGTCACCCGCAAACCAGCTGCGACTGCATTTCAATACGCCGCAGCGCGAGGCGCGCGGCTGGGTGCGAGCGGCGCTGGATGGCGAGGCGCAAACACAGGTGGCGTTGCGCTATCCGGGCGGCCCCGATTTTATTCCCTTTGGTCAGCTTAACGCTGAAGAACGCAGGCGCTTTTATTCCGATCCCGCACCCTTCGTTACGCCGTGGCTGCATCATCTGACGACGCTGAAAAGTCAGTACCGCTGGGTATTGCTCGATCTTCCCGGCGATGAACATCCCTGGCTACAGCCGGTGTACGCGCAGGTCGATCGTCTGATTCAGCTGCTGGTGGCCGATGGCAACTGCCATACGCGGCTGCACCAGTCCGCCGCTGCCGTGCCGCCGCTTTATCTGCTCAATCTGTTTAACGCCAACAGCAAGGTTCAGCAGGATCTGCATCAGCTGTGGATTGGCACGTTGCGCAATCTGATTCCGCTGCTGATCCATCGTGATGAGGCGCTTTCTGAAGCGCTGCTGAACAAGCAGCCACTGGGCGAGTATCGTCCGCATGCGCTCGCCAGTGAAGAGATTGTGACTCTGGCGAACTGGCTGATTATGCATACCGGCGGGGAGGGGACATGA
- the bcsB gene encoding cellulose biosynthesis cyclic di-GMP-binding regulatory protein BcsB, translating to MPLAYGAPESHPTPNDMAQPIDAPQTAVSPVLAAAPVDPAAPVRNNALLFSNVAPAPGSFKLQGTRPDGQIEFGVRSDELVTQAVLHLSYRPSPALLPTLSHFKVYLNDELVGLVTITPEQLGKESQATLNLDPRFIGDFNRVRFELVGHYTNICENPANSAIWVDIGKESRLDLTLQKLPLKNDLSDFPEPFFDSRDNRPLQLPMVFAAAPGQVQQHAAALLASWFGVQAQWRGQSFPALYNQLPQQQHAVVFATNAQRPDFLKDYPPVDRPTVELISQPDNPYQKMLLVLGRNDEDLLTAAKGIAQGELLLRGQSSTVEAVKELAPRQPYDAPNWVRTDRATKFSELQQYENQLQGDGIQPWPISLTLNLPPDLFLVRARGINMDIAYRYTSPRQNDGSRLAIHLNNQFMQDYPLLVKSASGKQLLHIPLIQGLQDNSTSLTIPALRLGVVNQLRFDFDYAATVIGGGNETRCETVTPVTNHVVVDGNSTIDFSGYRHYIEMPSLRAFANAGFPFSRLADLSQTLVLVNAQPRADQVSALLNALGNIGAQTGFPALNVQITDDWSKAKSTDADLLMIGAIPPDLREDSRINLLVDAAKSWVKMPVRQPPLDNMTAPAGDRTAASQTTIVSDGPMAAIIGFQSPFHNQRSVVALLADSPRAYQLLNNALLDSGKRAAIYGSAAVIRESGVNSLRVGETYFVGHLPWWERLWHALATHPALLALFAVIVVVIVAMMVWRLMRLVARRRLGDDD from the coding sequence ATGCCGCTGGCTTACGGCGCTCCTGAATCCCATCCGACGCCGAACGATATGGCGCAGCCGATAGATGCGCCGCAGACTGCCGTTTCGCCCGTGCTCGCCGCCGCGCCCGTCGATCCGGCAGCGCCGGTACGCAATAACGCGCTGCTGTTCAGCAACGTTGCCCCTGCGCCGGGTAGCTTTAAGCTACAGGGCACGCGCCCGGACGGACAGATTGAATTTGGCGTGCGTAGCGATGAGCTGGTTACTCAGGCGGTACTGCATCTCAGCTATCGTCCTTCGCCCGCGCTGCTGCCGACGCTGTCACATTTTAAGGTCTACCTGAATGATGAGCTGGTAGGGCTGGTAACCATTACGCCGGAACAGCTGGGGAAAGAGAGCCAGGCGACGTTAAACCTCGATCCGCGCTTTATCGGCGATTTTAACCGCGTGCGCTTTGAGCTGGTGGGCCACTACACCAATATCTGTGAAAACCCGGCGAACAGCGCTATTTGGGTAGATATCGGTAAAGAGAGCCGCCTCGATCTCACTTTGCAGAAGCTGCCGCTGAAAAACGATCTCTCTGATTTCCCGGAGCCGTTTTTCGACAGCCGCGATAACCGTCCGCTACAGCTGCCGATGGTGTTTGCTGCCGCGCCGGGGCAGGTGCAGCAGCATGCCGCAGCGCTGCTGGCTTCCTGGTTCGGCGTACAGGCGCAGTGGCGCGGCCAGTCATTCCCGGCGCTCTATAATCAGCTGCCGCAACAGCAGCATGCGGTGGTATTCGCCACCAATGCGCAGCGGCCCGATTTTCTGAAGGATTATCCGCCGGTGGACAGGCCCACCGTGGAGCTTATCAGCCAGCCCGATAATCCTTATCAGAAGATGTTACTGGTGCTGGGGCGCAATGATGAAGATCTGCTAACGGCGGCGAAAGGCATCGCGCAGGGCGAGCTGCTGCTGCGCGGGCAGTCTTCTACCGTGGAGGCGGTAAAAGAGCTGGCACCGCGCCAGCCTTATGATGCGCCTAACTGGGTGCGCACCGATCGCGCCACCAAATTCTCCGAGCTGCAACAGTATGAGAACCAGCTTCAGGGTGATGGCATTCAGCCCTGGCCGATTAGCCTGACGCTGAATCTGCCGCCGGATCTCTTCCTGGTGCGCGCGCGCGGTATCAATATGGATATCGCCTATCGTTATACCTCGCCGCGGCAAAACGATGGCTCGCGGCTGGCGATCCATCTTAACAACCAGTTTATGCAGGACTATCCGCTACTGGTAAAAAGCGCCAGCGGCAAGCAGCTGCTGCATATTCCGCTGATTCAGGGATTGCAGGATAACAGCACGTCGCTGACGATTCCGGCGCTGCGCCTGGGTGTGGTAAATCAGCTGCGCTTCGATTTTGACTACGCGGCGACCGTTATCGGCGGCGGCAACGAAACGCGCTGTGAAACGGTGACGCCGGTGACCAACCACGTTGTCGTGGACGGTAACTCCACCATCGATTTTTCCGGCTACCGCCACTATATCGAGATGCCGTCACTACGCGCCTTCGCGAACGCGGGTTTCCCCTTCAGTCGCCTCGCCGATTTGTCACAAACCCTGGTGCTGGTCAACGCGCAGCCGCGAGCCGATCAGGTTAGCGCACTGCTGAATGCGTTGGGCAATATCGGCGCGCAGACCGGTTTTCCGGCGCTTAACGTGCAGATTACCGACGACTGGTCAAAAGCCAAATCAACCGATGCCGATTTACTGATGATCGGCGCAATTCCTCCCGATCTACGTGAAGATAGCCGTATTAACCTGCTGGTAGATGCAGCAAAAAGCTGGGTAAAAATGCCGGTACGCCAGCCACCGCTGGATAACATGACTGCGCCCGCAGGCGATCGCACCGCCGCCAGCCAGACCACCATTGTCTCTGACGGCCCGATGGCGGCAATCATCGGCTTTCAGTCGCCGTTTCACAATCAGCGCAGCGTGGTAGCGCTGCTGGCGGATAGTCCTCGAGCCTATCAGCTGCTCAACAATGCGCTGCTCGATAGCGGCAAGCGCGCCGCCATCTATGGCTCCGCCGCTGTTATTCGTGAATCGGGCGTTAACAGCCTGCGTGTGGGGGAAACCTATTTTGTTGGTCATCTGCCGTGGTGGGAGCGGCTGTGGCATGCGCTGGCGACACATCCGGCTCTGCTGGCGCTGTTCGCAGTGATCGTTGTGGTCATTGTTGCGATGATGGTCTGGCGTCTGATGCGTCTGGTTGCCCGTCGTCGTCTTGGAGATGATGATTGA
- the bcsZ gene encoding cellulose synthase complex periplasmic endoglucanase BcsZ, producing the protein MALMLLVTAVSASADCANWPDWEQFKRDYISEEGRVIDPSDGKNITTSEGQSYALFFALAANDRQMFDLLLNWTENNLAAGDLTQRLPAWLWGQESASQKWQVLDNNPASDADLWIGWTLLQASRLWHSRSYQVTGTLLLSRVAKEEVADLKGFGLMLMPGKYGFIDDDSWMINPSYLPLQLLAGVAHLPGPWAEINRNALRLLQQSAPKGLAPDWYRWQRGSGWRPDKSKGPLGSYDAIRVYLWAGMLSDDDPRKATLLNHFAPMARLTEEQGNPPERVNVLTGATTNQGNVGFSAALLPFLQGSFALTAQQQRVQQQPPGNDAYYSSVLALFGTGWQEKRFRFSAQGDLLPLWEQPCKN; encoded by the coding sequence ATGGCGCTGATGCTGCTGGTCACGGCGGTAAGCGCCAGCGCCGATTGCGCTAACTGGCCCGACTGGGAACAGTTCAAACGCGACTACATTAGCGAAGAGGGGCGAGTAATCGATCCCAGCGACGGCAAAAATATCACTACTTCCGAAGGACAGAGCTATGCGCTGTTTTTCGCGCTGGCGGCGAACGACCGCCAGATGTTCGATCTGCTGTTGAACTGGACGGAGAACAATCTGGCGGCGGGCGATCTGACGCAGCGCCTGCCCGCCTGGCTTTGGGGGCAGGAGAGCGCCAGCCAGAAATGGCAGGTGCTGGATAACAATCCCGCCTCCGATGCCGATCTCTGGATCGGCTGGACGCTGCTACAGGCGAGCCGTCTGTGGCACAGCCGAAGCTATCAGGTCACAGGAACATTATTGCTGAGCCGGGTGGCAAAAGAGGAAGTCGCCGATCTCAAGGGCTTCGGCCTGATGCTGATGCCGGGCAAATATGGCTTTATTGATGATGACAGCTGGATGATTAACCCCAGCTACCTGCCTTTACAGCTGCTGGCGGGCGTTGCCCATCTGCCGGGGCCGTGGGCGGAGATTAATCGCAACGCATTGCGACTGCTACAGCAGAGCGCGCCGAAAGGCCTGGCACCCGACTGGTATCGCTGGCAGCGCGGTAGCGGCTGGCGTCCCGATAAGTCGAAGGGGCCGCTGGGCAGCTATGACGCGATCCGCGTTTATTTATGGGCTGGCATGCTTAGCGATGACGATCCGCGTAAGGCCACGCTGTTGAACCACTTTGCGCCGATGGCGCGCCTGACGGAAGAGCAGGGCAATCCGCCAGAGCGGGTAAATGTGCTGACCGGCGCGACGACCAATCAGGGCAATGTTGGCTTTTCCGCCGCGCTGTTACCTTTCCTGCAAGGTTCTTTCGCTCTGACGGCGCAACAGCAGCGCGTACAGCAACAGCCTCCCGGCAACGATGCCTATTACAGTAGCGTGCTGGCCCTGTTTGGCACCGGCTGGCAGGAGAAACGTTTTCGTTTCAGTGCGCAGGGCGATCTGCTGCCGCTCTGGGAGCAACCATGCAAAAACTGA
- the bcsC gene encoding cellulose synthase complex outer membrane protein BcsC, which yields MQKLRLRCLSLLLPGLMSLGSTALAAEETAAPREVAPVAWLLEQVRVGEATNKYDLVTQAIYRLEKIAPDNPEVIAAQLRLALHQGDQAKAQQFMARLKQTAPDAPATREAQAALLLVSPEGRQQLQQARLLATSGHVPEARAAWDKLFNGNFPSVDIALEYWSLVARIDGQRPAALANLQALDRRYPGNVGVRMQLARLQYQNDNPSLATDELKTLADNPAGRDRAAELWLSNIQAQPVTPQSVAQLRDYLDTFTSGDARSNGEQELARQQKMLADPAYQTRLRGLALVDNGDGATAIPALQAALKLNPGDADLLGAMGQAQARANNRAGAVRYLEQAIQAGQQSTSVGKWQSLLQTNRYWLAIESGDKALAKGDVTGAEQHYQQARALDNSDSYALIGLGDVAQARKDRAGAEQLFRRAWQLDRTNSTAVRRLVGLYQQQSPQKALAFINGLNGEQQRALGSTLSSLRGDVLHAEADVLAQQGKWAQAVEKYRQAQQDAPDDVWLNYRLAGALRNAGEPQQADALMAAMARRLPDDPAQVYAYSLWLSGSDRADEALRQLNRLPQARWNQNMRELADRLQQDKVYAQADALRQAGNTSAATALLNQLPASPRRDLTLADWALAEGYPQQALEGYQRLLVQDRQNQDAALGQIEALVALNRKAEARNALNALPTGSGEASLNVGRRQALAWQSVDETAHARQLYQQLKPRAQQESPSQTSALVFRDAARLEAQQQPALALMDYRQAMVSSGITPALPKNNLLFTRLMRNQPDDDWLKRGIRSDAADLYQRQETTLMLEQDYSRNKGTGGISDLTAHTTMLQLETPLASGKSFVRVDRVEVSAGTFSTVNGRYSEVFGTCADNGTGCDRDVKQRQEGIAPGIGWQNERWSADFGTSPMGFEVVNWVGGLSWNTDVKDIGLTFTASRRPISSSLLAYAGARDPSPQGERSWGGVVATGGSVGLSYDRGGAHGVWADLSAHQITGKNVADNSRERLMAGYYYKWINEDNRRATIGVNSMLWHYQKDLSDYAFGQGGYYSPQQYFSLAVPLNYRQRTENWSFDVGGSVSWSRSKTRAQQRYPVWPGYQTGPSDSSADSSGSGFGYTLRAAVERRLTAHWTLGAAVDIQQAKDYTPSHGLIYARYSLAGWEGDLNLPPQPLVPYADFK from the coding sequence ATGCAAAAACTGAGATTACGCTGCCTGAGCCTGTTGCTGCCGGGCCTGATGAGTCTGGGCAGTACCGCTTTGGCGGCGGAAGAGACGGCTGCGCCGCGTGAGGTAGCGCCGGTGGCCTGGCTGCTGGAACAGGTGCGCGTTGGTGAGGCGACCAATAAATATGATCTGGTCACTCAGGCGATCTACCGGCTGGAGAAGATTGCCCCCGATAACCCGGAGGTGATTGCCGCACAGTTGCGCCTGGCGCTGCATCAGGGCGACCAGGCAAAAGCACAGCAGTTTATGGCGCGGCTGAAACAGACCGCGCCCGATGCACCGGCGACGCGGGAAGCGCAGGCTGCGCTGCTGTTGGTTAGCCCAGAAGGGCGTCAGCAGCTACAGCAGGCGCGCCTGCTGGCGACCTCCGGGCATGTGCCGGAAGCGCGCGCCGCATGGGATAAGCTGTTTAACGGTAATTTTCCCAGCGTGGATATTGCGCTGGAATACTGGAGCCTGGTAGCGCGTATCGACGGGCAGCGTCCGGCGGCGCTGGCTAATTTGCAGGCGCTGGATCGGCGTTATCCCGGCAACGTCGGCGTCAGGATGCAGCTGGCGCGGCTACAGTATCAGAACGATAACCCTTCCCTGGCGACGGATGAGTTGAAAACGCTGGCGGATAATCCCGCCGGGCGCGATCGTGCCGCCGAGCTGTGGTTGAGCAATATTCAGGCGCAGCCGGTGACGCCGCAAAGCGTGGCGCAGCTGCGGGACTATCTCGATACCTTTACCAGCGGCGATGCGCGCAGCAACGGCGAGCAGGAGCTGGCGCGTCAGCAGAAAATGCTGGCCGATCCCGCTTATCAGACGCGGTTGCGCGGTCTGGCGCTGGTGGATAACGGCGATGGCGCGACGGCGATCCCGGCTTTACAGGCGGCGCTGAAGCTGAATCCAGGCGATGCCGATCTGCTGGGCGCAATGGGCCAGGCGCAGGCACGAGCGAATAACCGCGCCGGGGCGGTGCGCTATCTGGAGCAGGCGATTCAGGCAGGACAGCAGAGCACCAGCGTCGGCAAATGGCAAAGTCTGTTACAGACCAACCGTTACTGGCTGGCGATCGAGAGCGGCGATAAAGCGCTGGCGAAAGGCGATGTTACTGGTGCTGAGCAGCACTACCAGCAGGCGCGTGCGCTGGACAACAGCGACAGCTATGCGCTGATCGGCTTGGGCGACGTGGCGCAGGCGCGCAAAGATCGGGCCGGAGCGGAGCAGCTGTTCCGTCGGGCGTGGCAGCTGGATCGCACCAATAGCACAGCGGTCAGGCGGCTGGTGGGGCTGTATCAACAGCAGTCGCCGCAGAAGGCGCTCGCTTTTATCAATGGCCTGAACGGTGAACAACAGCGGGCGCTGGGCAGCACGCTCAGCAGCCTGCGTGGTGATGTTCTGCACGCCGAAGCGGATGTGCTGGCGCAGCAGGGAAAATGGGCGCAGGCGGTGGAAAAATATCGCCAGGCGCAGCAGGATGCCCCGGATGATGTCTGGCTTAATTACCGGTTAGCCGGTGCGCTACGTAACGCCGGCGAGCCGCAGCAGGCTGATGCGCTGATGGCTGCGATGGCGCGCCGTCTGCCGGACGATCCGGCGCAGGTGTACGCTTACAGTCTCTGGCTCTCCGGCAGCGACCGCGCCGATGAAGCGCTGCGTCAGCTAAACCGCCTGCCGCAGGCGCGCTGGAATCAGAATATGCGCGAACTGGCCGATCGTTTACAGCAGGATAAAGTCTATGCGCAGGCCGATGCGTTGCGTCAGGCTGGTAACACCAGTGCGGCGACGGCGCTGCTGAATCAGCTACCCGCCTCGCCGCGTCGCGATTTGACGCTGGCCGACTGGGCGCTGGCGGAGGGATATCCGCAGCAGGCCCTGGAAGGCTATCAACGCCTGCTGGTACAGGATCGGCAGAATCAGGATGCGGCGCTGGGGCAGATTGAAGCGTTGGTGGCGCTGAACCGCAAGGCGGAAGCACGTAATGCGCTTAACGCATTACCCACGGGCAGCGGCGAGGCGAGTCTGAACGTCGGGCGTCGGCAGGCGCTTGCCTGGCAGAGCGTTGATGAAACGGCCCATGCGCGCCAGCTTTATCAACAGCTGAAGCCGCGCGCACAGCAGGAATCGCCCTCGCAGACCAGCGCGCTGGTATTTCGTGACGCCGCCCGGCTGGAGGCACAACAGCAGCCCGCTCTGGCGCTGATGGACTATCGTCAGGCAATGGTATCCAGCGGCATTACGCCTGCGCTGCCGAAAAATAACCTGCTTTTTACCCGTCTGATGCGCAATCAGCCCGATGATGACTGGCTGAAGCGTGGTATCCGCAGCGACGCCGCCGATCTGTATCAGCGACAGGAAACCACACTGATGCTGGAGCAGGATTATTCGCGCAATAAGGGCACCGGTGGCATCTCCGATCTGACGGCACACACCACTATGCTTCAGCTGGAGACGCCGCTCGCCTCCGGCAAAAGTTTTGTACGCGTCGATCGCGTTGAGGTTTCGGCAGGCACTTTCTCCACCGTGAACGGCAGGTATAGCGAGGTGTTCGGCACCTGCGCCGACAATGGCACCGGCTGTGACCGCGATGTGAAGCAGCGCCAGGAAGGGATTGCGCCTGGCATTGGCTGGCAGAACGAGCGCTGGTCGGCGGATTTCGGTACATCACCGATGGGCTTTGAGGTGGTTAACTGGGTGGGCGGGCTTAGCTGGAACACCGATGTAAAAGATATTGGCCTGACGTTTACCGCCTCCCGGCGTCCGATCTCCAGCTCGCTGTTGGCCTATGCTGGCGCGCGCGATCCCAGCCCGCAGGGCGAACGCAGCTGGGGCGGCGTGGTAGCAACTGGCGGCTCGGTTGGGCTGAGCTACGATCGCGGCGGCGCACACGGCGTCTGGGCCGATCTCAGCGCCCATCAGATCACCGGCAAAAACGTCGCGGATAATAGTCGCGAGCGTCTGATGGCGGGCTATTATTATAAGTGGATCAATGAAGATAATCGGCGTGCCACCATCGGCGTAAACAGCATGCTGTGGCATTACCAGAAAGATCTCAGCGACTACGCTTTTGGGCAGGGCGGCTATTACAGCCCGCAGCAATATTTCTCGCTGGCGGTGCCGCTGAACTATCGGCAGCGCACGGAAAACTGGTCTTTCGACGTTGGTGGATCTGTTTCCTGGTCGCGTTCCAAAACGCGCGCGCAGCAGCGTTACCCGGTCTGGCCTGGCTACCAAACTGGTCCGAGCGATTCTTCCGCAGACAGCTCTGGCAGCGGCTTTGGCTATACGCTTCGCGCCGCAGTGGAACGCCGTCTCACCGCTCACTGGACACTGGGTGCGGCGGTCGATATTCAGCAGGCGAAGGATTATACCCCCAGCCATGGTCTGATTTATGCCCGCTACTCGCTGGCAGGCTGGGAAGGCGATCTTAACCTGCCGCCGCAGCCGCTGGTGCCTTACGCCGACTTCAAATAA